The following proteins come from a genomic window of Paenibacillus swuensis:
- the spoVG gene encoding septation regulator SpoVG — translation MQITDVRLRRVNSEGRMKAIASITIDNEFVVHDIRVIDGNNGMFVAMPSKRTPDGEFRDIAHPISSTTREKIQAAVLAEYDRAATEEEVIEEGA, via the coding sequence GTGCAAATTACTGATGTAAGACTCCGCCGTGTCAATTCCGAGGGGAGAATGAAAGCTATCGCTTCCATAACTATTGACAACGAATTCGTGGTTCACGATATTCGTGTCATCGACGGTAACAACGGTATGTTCGTCGCAATGCCAAGCAAGAGAACTCCGGACGGGGAGTTCCGAGACATCGCTCATCCGATTTCTTCGACAACCCGCGAGAAGATTCAAGCTGCGGTATTAGCGGAGTACGACCGTGCGGCTACTGAAGAAGAGGTTATTGAAGAAGGAGCTTAA
- a CDS encoding RidA family protein, which yields MTTLHVVSSQGAPAAIGPYSQAMKFGNLLFTSGQIPLDLNGAVVAGGVEEQTHQVFRNLQAVLLEAGTNLAHVIKATVFIKDMNQFAAINEIYASYFGDHKPARSTVEVARLPKDVLVEIELIAALSVETD from the coding sequence ATGACGACGCTTCATGTTGTATCTAGCCAGGGGGCACCTGCTGCCATCGGACCATACTCCCAGGCGATGAAATTCGGTAACCTGTTATTTACGTCAGGTCAGATTCCACTGGACTTAAACGGCGCTGTTGTGGCCGGAGGCGTGGAAGAACAGACTCACCAAGTGTTCCGCAATTTACAAGCGGTCCTTCTGGAAGCGGGCACGAACTTAGCCCATGTGATTAAAGCTACTGTATTCATTAAAGATATGAATCAGTTTGCGGCGATTAACGAAATTTATGCCTCCTATTTCGGAGATCATAAACCAGCGCGTTCTACTGTGGAGGTGGCGCGATTACCTAAAGACGTGCTTGTCGAAATAGAGCTGATTGCGGCGCTTTCTGTCGAAACAGATTAA
- the purR gene encoding pur operon repressor — translation MKKLKRSSRLVEMTQYLLFRPHRLIPLTTFAERYSSAKSSISEDLAIIKEVFETEGLGDLQTLAGAAGGVKFIPRIPKHSSLEIVRGICKQLEQRERVLPGGYLYMTDILGQPFIINEIGKMFATHFAGRDIDVVMTVETKGIPLAYATASFLNLPVVIVRRDNKVTEGSAVSINYVSGSSKRIQTMSLARRALKEESKVLIIDDFMRAGGTVHGMMNLLQEFKATVKGVGVFVESGEVNQEEHLVEDYISLAKLTGVDEKTKHITVSPGNFFEEEDLEDN, via the coding sequence GTGAAAAAGTTAAAACGCAGCTCCAGACTTGTAGAGATGACACAATACCTTTTATTCCGTCCTCACAGACTCATTCCGTTGACTACTTTCGCTGAACGATACAGCTCCGCCAAATCCTCTATAAGTGAAGACTTGGCGATCATCAAGGAAGTATTTGAAACTGAAGGATTAGGCGACTTACAGACGTTAGCAGGAGCGGCAGGCGGCGTGAAATTTATTCCGCGCATCCCTAAGCATAGTTCACTTGAAATTGTCCGGGGCATTTGCAAGCAATTAGAGCAACGGGAACGTGTTCTGCCTGGCGGCTATCTATATATGACGGACATTCTGGGTCAACCTTTCATCATCAATGAAATCGGAAAGATGTTCGCGACCCATTTTGCAGGACGGGATATCGATGTTGTTATGACCGTGGAAACCAAGGGAATCCCGTTGGCTTACGCCACAGCCAGTTTTCTAAACCTGCCTGTAGTTATCGTGCGTCGGGATAATAAAGTGACGGAAGGTTCCGCTGTAAGCATCAACTACGTGTCTGGTTCAAGCAAGCGTATTCAGACGATGTCCTTGGCGCGCAGAGCGCTAAAGGAAGAATCGAAGGTGCTGATCATTGACGATTTCATGCGCGCCGGAGGGACCGTGCACGGGATGATGAACTTGCTGCAAGAGTTTAAAGCAACCGTTAAGGGCGTCGGCGTATTCGTGGAATCCGGCGAAGTGAATCAGGAAGAACATTTGGTCGAAGATTACATATCTCTTGCAAAGCTTACCGGAGTGGATGAGAAAACGAAGCACATCACCGTCTCGCCGGGTAATTTTTTTGAAGAAGAGGACTTGGAGGATAACTAA
- the ispE gene encoding 4-(cytidine 5'-diphospho)-2-C-methyl-D-erythritol kinase produces MKVYEKAPAKINLSLDVLYKRADGYHEVEMVMTMVDLADRLEMSELPRDTIIISSQAGYIPLDEKNLAFQAARLIKDRYQVKQGVYIHLDKKIPVAAGLAGGSSDAAAALRGLNRLWKLNIPTEELQRLGAELGSDVPFCVTGGTAVARGRGEKLEMIDNPPQCWVVLAKPPINVSTADVYGRFNAAKGQRRISSKDVIESIESQDFHRLCSSMGNMLEDVTVGAYPEVRQLKESMQRLGADGVMMSGSGPTVFGLVSKESKVARVYNGLRGFCKEVYVVRMLT; encoded by the coding sequence ATGAAAGTGTATGAGAAAGCTCCAGCCAAAATTAATTTATCCTTAGATGTTTTATATAAGCGAGCAGACGGCTATCACGAAGTGGAAATGGTCATGACCATGGTGGATCTAGCCGATCGACTAGAGATGTCGGAGTTGCCGAGAGACACCATCATTATCTCAAGTCAAGCGGGATACATTCCCCTGGACGAGAAGAACCTTGCGTTTCAGGCGGCCAGATTAATCAAGGACCGTTATCAAGTCAAGCAAGGCGTTTATATTCACCTGGACAAAAAAATTCCTGTGGCGGCGGGTCTGGCCGGGGGCAGCAGCGATGCGGCAGCGGCCCTGCGCGGATTGAACCGTCTATGGAAATTAAATATACCGACAGAGGAACTTCAGCGGCTAGGGGCTGAGCTTGGATCGGATGTACCCTTCTGTGTAACCGGAGGCACCGCGGTGGCTCGCGGTCGGGGAGAGAAGCTCGAAATGATCGATAACCCGCCTCAATGTTGGGTCGTCTTGGCAAAGCCACCGATTAACGTTTCAACGGCGGATGTGTATGGACGGTTTAATGCGGCGAAAGGGCAACGGCGAATCTCCTCGAAGGATGTTATCGAGTCGATTGAATCTCAAGACTTTCATAGACTCTGCTCCAGTATGGGGAATATGCTTGAAGATGTTACAGTCGGCGCCTATCCGGAAGTGCGGCAACTGAAGGAAAGTATGCAACGGTTAGGGGCGGATGGCGTCATGATGTCCGGCAGCGGACCGACGGTATTCGGATTGGTTTCGAAGGAGTCGAAGGTAGCTCGTGTTTACAATGGCCTTCGAGGGTTCTGTAAAGAGGTGTATGTGGTAAGAATGCTAACATAG
- a CDS encoding small, acid-soluble spore protein, alpha/beta type, which translates to MSRRRRGVMSEELKYELAKDLGFYETVEREGWGGIKAKDAGNMVKRAIQLAEKAAVKKQ; encoded by the coding sequence ATGAGCAGAAGGCGCCGCGGTGTGATGTCTGAGGAATTGAAATACGAATTGGCTAAAGATCTGGGTTTTTATGAGACGGTGGAACGCGAAGGCTGGGGCGGCATTAAAGCCAAAGATGCCGGGAACATGGTCAAGCGAGCGATTCAGCTGGCGGAGAAAGCGGCGGTTAAGAAGCAATAG
- the veg gene encoding biofilm formation stimulator Veg produces the protein MAKNALLEIKRSLEAHVGRKIMLKANGGRRKTIERSGVLEETYPSVFIVKLDEEQHAFKRVSYSYADILTDSVQVTVCNEEGQVRITYIQN, from the coding sequence ATGGCTAAAAACGCGCTATTGGAAATCAAACGCAGTTTAGAAGCCCATGTCGGGCGGAAGATCATGTTAAAGGCAAACGGCGGTCGCCGTAAGACCATTGAAAGATCTGGTGTATTGGAAGAAACCTACCCTTCTGTTTTTATTGTTAAGTTAGACGAAGAGCAGCATGCTTTTAAGAGGGTTTCCTATAGCTATGCGGACATTCTGACGGATTCCGTGCAAGTTACCGTGTGTAACGAAGAGGGTCAAGTCCGAATTACTTACATTCAGAACTGA
- the yabG gene encoding sporulation peptidase YabG, producing the protein MKQGDLVVRISYGKDILFIIEALDTHMAIIKGFDFRLIADAPVSDLEEIADVASFKARKQDQERVQQSMRSLEWHRYEQVRKVRSYRGYTTAEPQEQQVQTADSSQQLYFEVPGKVLHLDGDPNYLQKSMALYEKLRVPVEGHYIQESNMPEALRVLLPQAKPDIVVITGHDSVIKQQRDSNLYNLSSYKNSAHFASAVMIARQYEKNRDSLTIIAGACQSHFEALLQAGANFASSPGRILIHALDPVYIAAKASFTSIKDTINIVDVINHTISGMEGVGGIETRGSYRIGLPNLMEYQNKLIPNA; encoded by the coding sequence ATGAAGCAAGGCGACCTGGTCGTTCGGATATCGTATGGCAAGGATATTCTGTTTATTATAGAAGCATTGGATACACATATGGCCATTATCAAGGGATTCGATTTCCGCCTTATTGCGGATGCGCCAGTCAGCGATCTTGAGGAAATAGCGGATGTAGCCAGCTTTAAAGCGCGTAAACAAGATCAGGAGCGGGTGCAACAATCGATGCGGTCATTGGAATGGCATCGATATGAGCAGGTGCGCAAGGTGCGCTCATACCGCGGATATACTACCGCGGAACCTCAAGAGCAGCAAGTCCAAACCGCTGATTCTTCACAGCAGTTATATTTTGAAGTGCCGGGAAAAGTGCTGCATCTGGATGGAGATCCGAATTATCTGCAGAAAAGTATGGCACTTTATGAAAAGCTCCGTGTGCCTGTGGAAGGACATTATATTCAGGAGTCCAATATGCCGGAAGCCCTTCGCGTTCTGTTGCCTCAGGCTAAACCCGACATTGTCGTTATCACGGGGCATGACAGTGTAATCAAGCAACAAAGGGACTCCAACCTGTATAATCTCAGCAGTTACAAGAACTCGGCGCATTTCGCCAGTGCTGTCATGATTGCGCGGCAATATGAGAAAAACAGAGATTCATTAACCATTATTGCGGGGGCCTGCCAATCTCACTTCGAAGCTTTGTTGCAGGCGGGGGCCAATTTCGCCAGCTCCCCCGGCAGAATCTTGATTCATGCCCTGGATCCCGTGTACATCGCGGCCAAAGCTTCCTTCACATCCATTAAAGACACCATTAACATTGTGGATGTTATCAATCACACCATCAGCGGGATGGAAGGTGTGGGAGGAATTGAAACCAGAGGAAGCTACCGAATCGGATTACCCAATCTGATGGAATACCAGAACAAATTAATTCCGAACGCGTAA
- the rsmA gene encoding 16S rRNA (adenine(1518)-N(6)/adenine(1519)-N(6))-dimethyltransferase RsmA has translation MMDKGITLADIGSPRRTKDIIQKHGFALKKSLGQNFLIDRNILNKIVGAAELDSGKGALEIGPGIGALTEQLAQTAGKVVAVEIDQRLIPILEEVLEPYDNVDVVHSDVLKVDLQGLFAEHFAGVEGVSVVANLPYYITTPIVMRFLEEKLPLDNIVIMIQKEVAERMAAKPGGKEYGSLSIAVQYYCEPEMVTIVPQTVFIPQPNVDSAVIRLRVRKEPPVQVKDESFFFEVIRSSFAQRRKTLYNNLASRFFNKETKPALEGILTGCGIEPSRRGETLSLEEYAKLSDALQEALGGA, from the coding sequence ATGATGGATAAAGGGATTACATTGGCCGATATCGGCTCCCCTAGAAGAACGAAGGATATAATACAGAAACATGGCTTCGCTTTGAAGAAAAGTTTAGGGCAGAATTTCTTGATTGATCGCAACATCCTGAATAAAATTGTCGGCGCGGCCGAACTGGATTCGGGAAAGGGTGCGCTGGAAATTGGCCCGGGGATCGGCGCGCTGACAGAGCAATTGGCCCAAACGGCAGGAAAAGTGGTCGCGGTTGAAATTGATCAGCGATTAATCCCCATCCTGGAAGAAGTGCTGGAACCGTACGATAATGTGGACGTTGTTCATAGTGACGTGCTGAAGGTGGATTTGCAGGGCTTATTTGCTGAACATTTTGCCGGAGTAGAAGGTGTAAGTGTTGTAGCTAATCTGCCTTATTACATTACAACGCCGATTGTTATGCGGTTTCTGGAGGAGAAACTGCCTCTGGATAACATCGTTATCATGATCCAGAAGGAAGTGGCGGAACGAATGGCGGCCAAGCCGGGAGGCAAGGAATACGGAAGCCTGAGTATCGCTGTCCAATATTATTGTGAACCTGAGATGGTGACGATCGTACCGCAGACCGTATTTATCCCGCAACCGAATGTGGATTCCGCAGTTATCCGGCTTCGTGTTCGTAAAGAACCGCCGGTTCAGGTGAAGGACGAATCCTTCTTCTTCGAGGTCATCCGATCTTCATTCGCACAACGCCGGAAGACGCTTTATAATAATCTGGCCAGCCGGTTCTTTAACAAAGAGACGAAGCCTGCTCTGGAAGGTATTTTGACAGGATGCGGCATTGAGCCTTCACGTCGCGGAGAGACACTATCGCTAGAAGAATACGCGAAGCTCTCAGACGCGTTGCAAGAAGCACTGGGAGGCGCATAG
- the rnmV gene encoding ribonuclease M5: protein MIKEIIVVEGKDDTTAIKRAVDAETIETGGSAINSDIIKRISLAQERRGVIIFTDPDHAGERIRKIISSRVKGCKHAFITQEDAHKRGDIGVENASPAAIRKALDNVKTEFGGVAAQITWEHLMDAGLIVHADAANRRMKMGKLLGIGYCNGKQFFKRCNAFQITIEEFVAAFSRMELEQKAGSE, encoded by the coding sequence ATGATTAAAGAAATTATTGTAGTCGAAGGCAAGGATGATACTACGGCTATTAAAAGGGCTGTTGATGCGGAAACCATTGAAACCGGAGGCTCCGCCATCAACAGCGATATTATTAAACGGATTTCGCTAGCGCAGGAACGCCGCGGCGTCATTATATTTACGGATCCCGATCACGCGGGAGAGCGCATACGCAAGATCATCTCTTCGCGCGTGAAAGGGTGTAAACACGCTTTCATTACCCAAGAAGACGCGCATAAACGCGGAGATATTGGTGTTGAGAATGCATCCCCTGCAGCCATACGTAAAGCGCTGGATAATGTGAAGACGGAATTCGGCGGGGTTGCGGCTCAAATTACTTGGGAGCATCTCATGGATGCGGGACTGATTGTGCATGCCGATGCTGCGAACCGACGTATGAAGATGGGGAAGCTGCTAGGCATCGGTTATTGTAACGGTAAGCAGTTCTTCAAACGGTGTAATGCTTTTCAAATTACTATAGAAGAGTTTGTCGCGGCGTTCAGCCGAATGGAACTCGAACAGAAGGCAGGATCAGAATGA